Proteins from a single region of Heterodontus francisci isolate sHetFra1 chromosome 29, sHetFra1.hap1, whole genome shotgun sequence:
- the LOC137345873 gene encoding probable G-protein coupled receptor 139 translates to MECLNKLEINRNEKRIIQNLYWIKQGNLVAIVILSRGRCGLSKCITHYLVAMAAADLFVIIFDVIFYEINDMYFSYSFLDYTLVCSLNIALVFAAIDCSVWLTVAFTFDRFIAICCQRLRERYCTERTAAIVTVAVFGLSFVENIPIYFENEHLEIIDNIAWFCNVKSSLSNLPIWVAYFFFDITLTPFAPFVLIVLLNAVTIRYIMRANRLRRGFRRNNNNENHSDPEMENRRKSIILLLAISSCFILLWMVTFVYSVCTQFAGIQFMLTDYNDPFAIMEHTGYMLQCLSSCTNTFIYAVAQAKFREELKHIIKYPLTLSSWLQKIET, encoded by the exons CAAG GTAATctagtggcgattgtgattctgtcccgTGGGAGATGCGGACTTTCTAAATGTATCACtcattacctggtggccatggcagcggcagatctattCGTGATAATATTCGATGTAATATTTTATGAGATTAATGACATGTATTTCTCATATTCGTTCTTGGATTACACTCTCGTTTGCAGTCTCAATATCGCATTGGTTTTTGCAGCCATTGATTGCTCTGTCTGGTTAACTgttgctttcacttttgatcgattcaTTGCCATATGTTGCCAGAGATTGAGAGAAAGATATTGCACTGAAAGAACCGCAGCCATAGTTACAGTGGCTGTGTTTGGACTGAGTTTtgtagaaaatattccaatttactTTGAAAACGAACACTTGGAAATTATTGACAACATTGCGTGGTTCTGCAATGTAAAATCAAGCCTGTCTAATTTGCCTATATGGGTAGCATACTTCTTCTTTGACATTACATTAACACCCTTTGCACCATTTGTGCTGATTGTGTTACTCAATGCTGTAACCATCAGGTACATTATGCGGGCCAATAGATTGAGAAGAGGATTCCGGAGAAATAACAATAATGAGAatcacagtgatccagagatggagaaccgaaggaaatcgATCATATTACTGCTGGCCATTTCTAgctgttttatactgttatggatggtaACTTTTGTATATTCTGTATGTACACAATTTGCAGGCATTCAGTTTATGCTCACAGATTATAATGATCCATTTGCCATTATGGAGCACACTGGATATATGCTTCAGTGTTTGAGTtcatgcacaaacacatttatctaTGCAGTAGCTCAGGCTAAATTTAGAGAGGAATTGAAGCATATTATTAAATATCCATTGACTCTAAGTTCGTGGCTTCAAAAAATTGAAACTTAA